One Longimicrobium sp. genomic region harbors:
- a CDS encoding MATE family efflux transporter, with the protein MSAPAPAARYDRSIVEGPLRPAVWKLAWPGMLANVVGGLQGMVDHVMVGHMVGYAGNAAIGVAWQIFLVVIAFISSLFTGMGVLVARAAGARDSARVDRVVYQAFLTALGISVGIMAPLGYFLAPWLLDRVNAAPAVQAEALPFLRVMFLFSGGMLVFFMLGGALRAAGDARTPMVLGFVMTALNLGLNLILIPAFGTVGAAMGTTIASGLVAAYALFRLVRGGWVVSFPRGGGWGPDWGVIRALFGFGLPTGIQGIAMNVGGVLMLAYIGSLAQSAAAQAAYAVSYGQLFSLITWTSVGLMGAAAAVAGQNLGAGQPDRAAAAVRVTAGIGLGGAAVVGALFLAAPRVLLAIFGMDEPAAVELGVQLLQVLGVSGMFVAVALTYTGGLQGTGDTRGPLYISVASQVVLPLGICFVIRRTGTLDPIDVWLAILAGHVARCTLSVLRFKQGRWRAITVEIAHAPSS; encoded by the coding sequence TTGAGCGCACCCGCCCCCGCTGCTCGCTACGACCGCTCGATCGTGGAGGGGCCGCTGCGCCCCGCAGTCTGGAAGCTGGCGTGGCCCGGGATGCTGGCCAACGTCGTTGGGGGGCTGCAGGGGATGGTGGACCACGTGATGGTGGGGCACATGGTGGGGTACGCGGGGAACGCCGCCATCGGGGTGGCGTGGCAGATCTTCCTGGTGGTGATCGCCTTCATCTCGTCGCTCTTCACCGGGATGGGAGTGCTGGTGGCCCGCGCCGCCGGCGCACGCGACTCCGCCCGGGTGGACCGCGTGGTGTACCAGGCCTTCCTCACGGCGCTGGGGATCTCGGTGGGGATCATGGCGCCCCTGGGGTACTTCCTGGCGCCGTGGCTGCTGGACCGGGTGAACGCCGCGCCCGCGGTGCAGGCGGAGGCGCTCCCCTTCCTGCGCGTGATGTTCCTGTTCAGCGGCGGGATGCTCGTGTTCTTCATGCTGGGCGGGGCGCTGCGCGCGGCTGGAGATGCCCGCACTCCCATGGTGCTGGGCTTCGTCATGACGGCGCTCAACCTGGGGCTCAACCTCATCCTGATTCCCGCCTTCGGCACGGTGGGCGCCGCCATGGGGACCACGATCGCGTCGGGGCTGGTGGCGGCGTACGCGCTCTTCCGGCTGGTGCGCGGCGGGTGGGTGGTGTCGTTCCCGCGGGGTGGCGGGTGGGGGCCGGACTGGGGGGTGATCCGCGCCCTCTTCGGTTTTGGGCTCCCCACCGGGATCCAGGGGATCGCCATGAACGTGGGCGGGGTGCTGATGCTGGCCTACATCGGCTCGCTGGCCCAGAGCGCCGCGGCGCAGGCGGCGTACGCGGTGTCGTACGGGCAGCTCTTCTCGCTTATCACCTGGACGTCGGTGGGGCTGATGGGCGCCGCGGCCGCCGTCGCCGGGCAGAACCTGGGCGCGGGCCAGCCGGACCGCGCCGCCGCCGCCGTACGCGTGACGGCCGGGATCGGGCTGGGCGGAGCGGCCGTCGTGGGGGCGCTCTTCCTCGCCGCCCCGCGCGTGCTGCTGGCGATCTTTGGGATGGACGAGCCCGCCGCGGTGGAGCTGGGCGTCCAGCTTCTGCAGGTGCTGGGTGTCTCGGGGATGTTCGTGGCGGTGGCGCTCACCTACACGGGCGGGCTCCAGGGCACGGGCGACACACGCGGGCCGCTCTACATCTCCGTGGCTTCGCAGGTGGTGCTGCCGCTGGGGATCTGCTTCGTGATCCGGCGCACGGGGACGCTGGATCCCATCGACGTCTGGCTCGCCATCCTGGCCGGTCACGTGGCGCGGTGCACGCTGAGCGTACTGCGCTTCAAGCAGGGCCGCTGGCGGGCGATCACCGTCGAAATCGCCCACGCGCCGTCGTCCTGA